A region of Acidobacteriota bacterium DNA encodes the following proteins:
- a CDS encoding glycosyltransferase family 39 protein: MDSESSARRGDARRRLWLLLVLGALGLALIAFGARFHPIEEAGTAERDGFVAQADLLLAGEVPRDAFRPLLYPLTVAALAPLVGDTFTAARLCSNLAAVALVLLAFAFARQLVPERPAVAWWALALLAVNPNLWILGQHVSTDMFFAALGAASLLLALRFRQQPTVAMALALGAGLGLAAFSRGSALFLVPPVLWALWSGRHRPALWGWACLAFGITLAPHFGLRFVAFGDPFHDENWKNLAFKLYGYPDWSYLERVPFSGLGEVLLADPLAVLWGGMREAARFLVGGLKHLLGTPLHGLLLGLGMWAAWRRSKDRPVLLWLLFAIGIFLAGLCFTFFAWGRLVLPLLPILVTLSACAWWLAPGGRRWPQAVGVALVLLLAIKTFAFRLPAFVERHPAAELAMLQRLALEVEPGRSLAGTMPFAGRDLTVPYVALPDALGQWAASPAYYQSLAELCDREAVDYLVISALELRQRPAALLSEPAPVSWLEAVQITDGVAAWRVRRTPVETESAGDDPEGASEEKIDPPRASGDDLL, from the coding sequence GTGGATTCCGAATCTTCCGCGCGCCGCGGCGATGCCCGCCGACGGCTCTGGCTGCTCCTGGTGCTCGGAGCGCTGGGGCTGGCTCTGATCGCCTTCGGAGCGCGTTTCCATCCGATCGAGGAGGCCGGGACCGCCGAGCGCGACGGCTTCGTCGCCCAGGCCGATCTCCTGCTCGCCGGCGAGGTGCCGCGGGATGCCTTCCGGCCGCTGCTCTATCCGTTGACGGTGGCCGCGCTGGCGCCGCTGGTCGGCGATACCTTCACCGCGGCCCGGCTGTGCTCGAACCTGGCGGCGGTGGCCTTGGTGCTGCTCGCCTTCGCCTTCGCTCGCCAGCTCGTTCCCGAGCGCCCGGCGGTGGCCTGGTGGGCGCTCGCCCTGCTGGCGGTCAATCCCAACCTCTGGATCCTCGGCCAGCACGTCTCGACGGACATGTTCTTCGCCGCCCTGGGCGCGGCCAGCCTGCTGCTGGCCTTGCGCTTTCGCCAGCAGCCGACGGTGGCGATGGCCCTCGCCCTGGGTGCCGGCCTGGGGCTCGCCGCCTTCAGCCGCGGCAGTGCCCTCTTTCTGGTGCCGCCGGTGCTTTGGGCCCTGTGGTCCGGTCGTCACCGGCCGGCCCTCTGGGGCTGGGCGTGCCTCGCCTTCGGGATCACCTTGGCACCGCACTTCGGTCTGCGCTTCGTCGCCTTCGGAGATCCCTTCCACGACGAGAACTGGAAGAACCTGGCCTTCAAGCTCTATGGCTACCCGGACTGGTCCTATCTCGAGCGGGTGCCCTTCTCGGGCCTCGGCGAGGTCTTGCTGGCCGATCCGCTGGCGGTGCTGTGGGGAGGAATGCGGGAGGCGGCGCGCTTCCTGGTGGGAGGGCTGAAGCATCTCCTGGGAACTCCGCTCCACGGCCTGCTCCTCGGTCTCGGGATGTGGGCTGCCTGGAGGCGCTCGAAGGATCGCCCGGTACTGCTCTGGCTGCTCTTCGCCATCGGGATCTTCCTCGCCGGCCTGTGTTTCACCTTCTTCGCTTGGGGGCGGTTGGTGCTGCCCCTGTTGCCGATCCTGGTCACCCTGTCGGCCTGCGCTTGGTGGCTGGCTCCCGGGGGCCGCCGTTGGCCGCAGGCGGTCGGGGTCGCCCTGGTGCTCCTGCTGGCGATCAAGACCTTCGCTTTCCGCCTGCCGGCCTTCGTCGAGCGTCATCCGGCGGCCGAGCTCGCCATGCTGCAGCGTCTTGCCCTGGAGGTCGAGCCGGGGCGTTCCCTAGCCGGCACCATGCCTTTTGCCGGACGCGATCTCACGGTGCCCTATGTGGCCTTGCCGGATGCCCTCGGCCAGTGGGCTGCGTCGCCGGCGTATTACCAGTCTTTGGCCGAGCTCTGCGACCGCGAAGCGGTGGACTATCTGGTGATCAGCGCCCTCGAGCTGCGGCAGCGTCCGGCGGCGCTGCTCTCCGAGCCGGCGCCGGTGAGCTGGCTGGAAGCGGTGCAGATCACCGACGGGGTGGCCGCCTGGCGGGTGCGCCGAACGCCGGTGGAGACCGAGAGCGCCGGGGATGACCCCGAGGGGGCGTCCGAGGAGAAAATCGACCCTCCCCGGGCGTCCGGCGACGATCTCCTGTAG
- a CDS encoding aminotransferase class I/II-fold pyridoxal phosphate-dependent enzyme, whose amino-acid sequence MSRSRDHLDTRVVHAGEAANRVAGSAITPVFQSTVYEIPAGREDQELTYIRYNNLPNHQVLADKLADLENAEAALVTSSGMAAISAALLSVLSQGDHLLACGGLYGGTHQFVHRFLPRYGVEVSVIDVEDPASWSGALRPNSRAIYVETVSNPTLAVPPLDEVGRFAGKHGLAAMTDNTFATPINFRPAEHGFDLSLHSATKYLNGHSDLVAGAIIGRRERVEACADLIHLLGGCLDPHACYLLQRGLKTLGVRMERHHQTALALAQRLEPHPAVAKVLYPGLASHPHHQRASRLLDGFGGMLAVELEGGTEAAHRWLTRTRLATHAPSLGGIETLIVSPARSSHRSLSSEERRQAGISDGLVRISTGIEAADDLLADLEAALAE is encoded by the coding sequence ATGAGCCGTTCGCGCGACCACCTCGACACCCGCGTCGTCCATGCCGGAGAAGCCGCGAACCGAGTCGCCGGCTCGGCGATCACGCCGGTTTTCCAGTCCACCGTCTACGAGATCCCCGCCGGTCGGGAAGACCAGGAGCTGACCTATATTCGCTACAACAACCTGCCGAACCATCAGGTCCTGGCGGACAAGCTGGCCGACCTCGAGAACGCCGAAGCGGCGCTGGTCACCAGCAGCGGCATGGCGGCGATCTCGGCGGCGCTGCTGAGCGTTCTCTCGCAGGGCGACCACCTGCTGGCCTGCGGCGGCCTCTATGGCGGCACCCATCAGTTCGTTCACCGCTTCTTGCCACGCTACGGCGTCGAGGTCTCGGTGATCGATGTCGAGGATCCCGCCAGCTGGTCCGGCGCGCTGCGTCCCAACAGCCGTGCCATCTATGTCGAAACGGTGAGCAACCCCACCCTCGCCGTGCCACCCCTCGACGAGGTCGGTCGCTTCGCCGGAAAGCACGGCCTGGCGGCGATGACCGACAACACTTTCGCCACGCCGATCAACTTTCGCCCCGCCGAGCACGGCTTCGATCTCTCCCTGCACAGCGCCACCAAGTACCTCAACGGCCACTCGGATCTGGTCGCCGGCGCCATCATCGGCCGCCGCGAGCGGGTCGAGGCCTGCGCCGACCTGATCCACCTCCTCGGCGGCTGCCTCGACCCCCATGCCTGCTACCTCTTGCAGCGCGGTCTCAAGACCCTCGGCGTCCGCATGGAGCGCCATCACCAGACCGCCCTCGCCCTCGCCCAGCGCCTCGAGCCGCACCCGGCGGTGGCGAAGGTGCTCTATCCGGGACTCGCCAGCCATCCCCACCACCAGCGCGCCAGCCGTCTCCTCGACGGCTTCGGCGGCATGCTGGCGGTCGAACTCGAGGGCGGTACCGAAGCGGCCCATCGCTGGCTCACCCGCACTCGCCTCGCCACCCACGCCCCCAGCCTCGGCGGCATCGAGACCCTGATCGTCTCGCCGGCGCGCTCATCGCACCGCTCCCTGAGCTCAGAAGAGCGCCGTCAGGCCGGCATCAGCGACGGACTGGTGCGCATTTCCACCGGCATCGAGGCTGCCGACGACCTCCTCGCCGACCTCGAAGCCGCGCTGGCGGAGTAA
- a CDS encoding dehydrogenase E1 component subunit alpha/beta: MSSLERLRRYAFMKLARDLDARFENLLKTGRVTKWYSEVGNEATTVPAGLALEAGDSLCTLHRDLGAILAVYLDPARIFPGFGFGEPDGRRPAPEEVLYRLCCQLLGKGDGFSQGVERSFHYGYLDPAAGIHHVGMISHLGAMIPVAAGCAFAHRQRGSDRVAINFIGDGGTSTGDFHEGLNMAAVWKLPLILVVENNRYAFSTPTRLQYACERLSDRGVGYGVAAESVDGNDPDAMAAAFEGAIARARGGEGPTLIEAMLGRMRGHSEGDDSLKVVPPDELETYLAADPVPTYGKRLAADGVLDEATWQRLDDAIGALVEDSLGRALEAEPPTPETARRPLFAVGDGAPVGSLAPSRWAAPTDTETSYVDAINRALAEEMERDTQVVLMGQDIAAFEGAFRATKKLHATWPERVFDTPIAESGTLGIAIGAALSGFRPVVEMQFADFISCGYNQIVNVAAKLFYRWQVPCPLVVRLPSGGGVGAGPFHSQNPEGWFAHVPGLKVVCPATAEDAGRLLVAAIRDPNPVLFFEHKFLYRRKKSQLPSTALEAAEIGRSQRLREGSDLTLVAYGASTWTCLEAAEKLSGEGIEATVIDLRTLVPLDLEPALESLRQTSRALVVHEDHVTGGFGAEVATRLADEAFLWLDAPVRRVATEDRPSPYVKSLERVLLPTVEKVVEAARDLAAF; this comes from the coding sequence ATGTCCTCTCTGGAACGTTTGCGGCGATACGCCTTCATGAAGCTGGCGCGTGATCTCGACGCGCGCTTCGAAAACCTGCTCAAGACCGGTCGGGTGACCAAGTGGTATAGCGAGGTCGGCAACGAGGCCACCACCGTGCCGGCTGGCCTGGCTCTCGAGGCCGGTGACTCGCTCTGCACCCTGCATCGCGATCTCGGCGCCATCCTCGCCGTCTATCTCGATCCGGCGCGCATTTTTCCCGGCTTCGGATTCGGCGAGCCGGACGGTCGCCGGCCGGCGCCGGAAGAGGTGCTCTATCGCCTCTGCTGCCAGCTTCTGGGCAAGGGCGACGGCTTTTCCCAGGGTGTCGAGCGCTCCTTCCATTACGGCTATCTCGATCCGGCGGCCGGTATCCATCACGTCGGCATGATCAGCCACCTCGGGGCGATGATTCCGGTGGCCGCGGGCTGTGCCTTCGCGCATCGACAGCGGGGTAGTGACCGGGTGGCGATCAACTTCATCGGCGACGGTGGCACCTCGACCGGTGATTTCCACGAGGGGCTCAACATGGCCGCGGTGTGGAAGCTGCCGCTCATCCTGGTGGTCGAGAACAACCGCTACGCCTTCTCGACCCCGACTCGCCTGCAGTATGCCTGCGAGCGGCTGAGCGACCGTGGCGTCGGCTACGGGGTGGCCGCCGAGAGCGTCGATGGCAACGATCCGGACGCCATGGCGGCGGCCTTCGAAGGCGCCATCGCCCGCGCCCGCGGCGGCGAAGGTCCGACCTTGATCGAGGCCATGCTGGGGCGCATGCGCGGCCACAGCGAAGGGGACGATTCCCTCAAGGTGGTGCCGCCGGACGAGCTCGAGACCTATCTCGCCGCCGATCCGGTGCCGACCTATGGCAAACGCCTCGCCGCCGACGGGGTGCTCGACGAAGCGACCTGGCAGCGGCTCGACGACGCCATTGGCGCTTTGGTGGAAGACAGCCTGGGGCGGGCCCTCGAGGCCGAGCCGCCGACTCCGGAGACGGCTCGCCGGCCGCTCTTCGCGGTGGGCGACGGCGCTCCCGTCGGCTCCCTGGCGCCATCGCGCTGGGCGGCTCCGACGGACACCGAGACCAGCTACGTCGACGCCATCAATCGTGCCCTGGCGGAGGAGATGGAGCGCGATACGCAGGTGGTGCTGATGGGCCAGGACATTGCCGCCTTCGAGGGTGCCTTTCGGGCCACCAAGAAGCTCCACGCCACCTGGCCCGAACGCGTCTTCGATACCCCCATCGCCGAGTCCGGCACCCTCGGCATCGCCATCGGCGCGGCGCTGTCGGGATTCCGGCCGGTGGTCGAAATGCAGTTCGCCGACTTCATTTCCTGCGGCTACAACCAGATCGTCAACGTCGCCGCCAAGCTCTTCTACCGCTGGCAGGTGCCTTGCCCGCTGGTGGTGCGCCTACCCTCCGGCGGCGGAGTGGGGGCGGGGCCCTTCCACTCCCAGAACCCGGAGGGCTGGTTCGCCCACGTGCCCGGCTTGAAGGTGGTTTGCCCGGCCACCGCGGAGGACGCCGGGCGGCTGTTGGTGGCCGCCATTCGGGACCCCAATCCGGTGCTCTTCTTCGAGCACAAGTTCCTCTATCGGCGCAAGAAGAGCCAGCTCCCGAGCACCGCCCTGGAGGCTGCCGAAATCGGTCGCTCGCAACGGCTGCGGGAGGGCTCGGACCTCACCCTGGTGGCCTACGGCGCCTCGACCTGGACCTGCCTCGAAGCGGCGGAGAAGCTCTCCGGAGAAGGCATCGAGGCGACGGTGATCGACCTCCGTACTCTGGTGCCCCTCGACCTCGAGCCGGCGCTCGAGTCGCTGCGCCAGACCTCCCGTGCCTTGGTGGTGCACGAGGACCATGTCACCGGCGGCTTCGGGGCCGAAGTGGCGACCCGCTTGGCGGACGAGGCCTTCCTGTGGCTCGACGCTCCGGTGCGGCGGGTGGCGACGGAGGATCGGCCGAGCCCCTACGTCAAGAGCTTGGAGCGAGTCCTTCTGCCGACGGTGGAGAAGGTCGTCGAGGCCGCCCGCGACCTCGCGGCGTTTTAG
- a CDS encoding septum formation initiator family protein, producing the protein MQENAPLRPMRSLLIGALVLFLTLMVVAAFESYRDLTMVQAREAELQDELAATEDAILDLEERIVGLREDPAILERLAREELGMMKPGEVVILLPEDAGSP; encoded by the coding sequence ATGCAGGAAAACGCTCCCCTCCGTCCGATGCGCTCGCTGTTGATCGGCGCCCTGGTGCTGTTTCTCACCCTGATGGTGGTGGCCGCCTTCGAGAGCTATCGTGACCTGACCATGGTGCAGGCGCGGGAAGCCGAGCTCCAGGACGAGCTGGCCGCCACCGAGGACGCGATCCTCGACCTCGAGGAGCGCATCGTCGGTTTGCGCGAAGATCCGGCGATCCTCGAACGGCTGGCGCGCGAGGAGCTCGGCATGATGAAGCCCGGCGAGGTGGTCATTCTGCTGCCCGAGGACGCCGGCTCCCCCTGA
- a CDS encoding protein kinase — translation MYEPGTVLDGKYEIDSSLGAGGMGDVYLVRHLHLDEKRVVKVLRQDVATDPDHNKRFQREARLATQVKHANVAILYDFAQLPEGSFYMVWEYVDGAEIGRELDTRGVFPIPLAIDLGIQALRGLETIHSVGVIHRDISPDNLMITRDVRGKERVKIIDLGLAKGLAPDPNFEITQVGTFMGKLRYCSPEQADSGKVALDPRSDLYSLALVLYEMICGMPAFEQGDRPAFVFQRLTQNPLSMVGRNPRVSVPRSLDQVLQTALRPDREDRFPNAIRFIEALERVGRSMNDLATREMPITLDARPPAEPIPRSTSELSSVERESLMRRIDAAAHRVRETTKVLDRLSMLIEAGELGEAREAIESLEATNPNARGLPDLRARLEEAEQSEARRRGRRELEQMLSNYIKNKQLPLAELAFDSLVEMDPEHPKREEFAGWMTLLRQELAQDDKVVKTLQSAREALAKGRRRTARRRLETLRKLDSDVAASFEQEMTEAAQREQEDEALEKRRSEFELHLEAGNLAEAEKALEALTALGATKVSLDFARGRLEDLRRQQAVADQVTSLEHRYRERLAVDDYRGAREIALEVENLLPGGDSRRGAMLAEVARLEADAGRRASVVQGERQVADLIAGGEAEKARLALGILLRLDPENRRRADFEARIAALEGER, via the coding sequence ATGTACGAACCGGGAACCGTTCTCGACGGCAAGTATGAGATCGACAGCTCGCTCGGAGCGGGCGGCATGGGAGACGTGTACCTGGTGCGCCATCTCCATCTCGACGAGAAGCGGGTGGTCAAGGTGCTGCGTCAGGATGTCGCCACGGATCCGGATCACAACAAGCGCTTCCAGCGCGAGGCGCGCCTGGCGACCCAGGTCAAGCATGCCAACGTCGCCATCCTCTACGATTTCGCGCAGCTCCCGGAAGGCAGCTTCTACATGGTCTGGGAGTATGTCGACGGTGCCGAGATCGGACGCGAGCTCGACACTCGTGGGGTCTTTCCGATTCCTCTCGCCATCGACCTCGGGATCCAGGCCTTGCGCGGCCTCGAGACGATTCATTCGGTCGGGGTGATCCATCGCGATATCAGTCCCGACAACCTGATGATCACCCGCGACGTGCGCGGCAAGGAACGGGTCAAGATCATCGACCTCGGTCTCGCCAAGGGGCTGGCGCCGGATCCCAACTTCGAGATCACCCAGGTCGGGACCTTCATGGGGAAGCTGCGCTACTGCTCGCCGGAGCAGGCCGACTCTGGCAAGGTCGCCCTCGACCCGCGCAGCGATCTCTACTCCCTGGCGCTGGTGCTCTACGAAATGATCTGCGGCATGCCGGCCTTCGAGCAGGGCGACCGGCCCGCCTTCGTTTTCCAGCGGCTGACCCAGAATCCGCTGTCGATGGTTGGGCGCAATCCCCGGGTTTCGGTGCCGCGCTCCCTCGACCAGGTGCTGCAGACGGCGCTGCGGCCGGACCGCGAGGATCGCTTCCCCAACGCCATTCGTTTCATCGAGGCGCTCGAGCGGGTGGGGCGGTCGATGAACGACCTGGCGACCCGCGAGATGCCGATCACCCTCGACGCTCGGCCACCGGCCGAGCCGATTCCGCGCTCGACGTCGGAGCTGTCCTCCGTCGAGCGGGAGAGCCTGATGCGACGTATCGATGCTGCCGCCCATCGCGTGCGGGAAACCACCAAGGTGCTCGATCGCCTGTCGATGTTGATCGAGGCGGGCGAGCTCGGCGAGGCGCGCGAGGCCATCGAGTCCCTCGAGGCGACCAATCCCAACGCCCGCGGCCTGCCGGACCTGCGCGCCCGCCTCGAGGAGGCGGAGCAGAGCGAGGCGCGGCGGCGGGGTCGGCGGGAGCTCGAGCAGATGCTCTCCAACTACATCAAGAACAAGCAGCTTCCGCTCGCTGAGCTGGCCTTCGATTCGCTGGTCGAGATGGATCCCGAGCACCCCAAGCGGGAGGAGTTCGCGGGCTGGATGACGCTGCTGCGGCAGGAGCTGGCGCAGGACGACAAGGTGGTGAAGACCTTGCAGTCGGCCCGCGAGGCGCTCGCCAAGGGGCGTCGCCGCACCGCCCGCCGGCGCCTCGAGACGCTGCGCAAGCTCGACTCCGACGTCGCCGCGAGCTTCGAGCAGGAGATGACCGAGGCGGCTCAGCGGGAGCAGGAAGACGAGGCCCTGGAGAAACGGCGCAGCGAGTTCGAGCTTCATCTCGAAGCCGGCAACCTGGCCGAGGCGGAGAAGGCCCTCGAGGCCTTGACCGCCCTCGGCGCGACCAAGGTCAGCCTCGACTTCGCCCGCGGGCGCCTCGAAGACCTGCGGCGGCAGCAGGCGGTGGCCGACCAGGTCACCAGTCTCGAGCATCGTTACCGCGAGCGCTTGGCGGTGGACGACTACCGCGGCGCCCGCGAGATCGCCCTCGAGGTCGAGAACCTCTTGCCTGGCGGAGATTCGCGGCGTGGCGCCATGCTGGCCGAGGTGGCGCGTCTCGAGGCCGATGCTGGTCGGCGCGCCTCGGTGGTTCAAGGCGAGCGTCAGGTGGCCGATCTGATCGCCGGCGGCGAGGCCGAGAAGGCGCGCCTCGCCTTGGGGATTTTGCTGCGCTTGGATCCGGAGAATCGCCGGCGGGCCGACTTCGAAGCGCGCATTGCGGCCCTCGAGGGCGAGCGATAA
- the mfd gene encoding transcription-repair coupling factor, with protein sequence MMEARVWDDFSRTLRRSVPFRRLAESLGDVVRLPVPAAAWVAELLAREHDRPLLVLVPREGDAIAWLEGAQLVGESESAVYFPAPSLSPYQETEVSLLVRAQESVAIDRLVSGRVRTVVATPRALFRRLPLPSEVHSARVAITAGDEISRDDLLAHLVRFGFHRVDLVSEIGELAVRGGIFDFFPPGEESPIRLDFFGDTVDSIRRFDAASQRSEESLDSLEILPLSLVPAGSEEARRLAALLPQQLDYELGPEGAGQLEDLLERGGFGGWESYLPLLEPETTALEGLLANPLVVAVDPPALVGEVEHHADLLTADYGARRDGGRLALPPEVVERPVDEVLELIAGAPLRIRDLVLGGGEGGSQIDFEGTTTDLFQGQLPRFPQEVAAARARGDRCLVVVPAGHRRRIEDLLEGREIALGSTGCEIVEGELQRGFRLPAAGLSVYGEAQLLPRAKPQRRAPKKGFGPFVSGLRDLKVGDFVVHADHGIGQFVALRRLGGGTATPDLPPSLSDMSSGQGGEAEVMEIAYAAGKSLLLPLSRLDLVQKFSGMEGVRPRLDKLGGTSWNKTKAKVRKSLRDMAQELLKLYAQRQVAEAPVMPPDSDMIRQFGAAFAYEETPDQLEAILAIGEDLERSRPMDRLLCGDVGYGKTEVAMRAAFKVVDGGYQVAVLAPTTILADQHLETFRKRFAGFPVNISMISRFRSREEVRDVRQRLEAGKIDILVGTHRLLSKDIEFQRLGLLIVDEEQRFGVAQKEKVKQLKQNVHVLAMSATPVPRTLQLSLAGVRDMSVIETPPKDRMAVETAILPFDARFIREAVEAEIDRGGQVYYVYNRVETIERMLTFLRETIPGVRVTVGHGQLDERELWRRMHAFTNREFDVLLATTIIENGIDIPNVNTMIVHRADRFGLAQLYQLRGRVGRSDQLAYCYLLVDGDRVLSEQARKRLSAIREFTDLGAGFRIAARDLEIRGAGNLLGAEQSGHIAAVGIETYLKMLEEAVRELRGEAVEEAPSVALDLPVSSSIPESYIEDSNLRMEVYRKIAAAEVQEKELLAEMEDRFGPPPPEVRTLLSVGRLKRAAEALRVQSISYQKGQLTMRLRRDARIDVDRLIAMVSSRGDASFSPSGVLTLAVASQPPLGLALATLEELAA encoded by the coding sequence ATGATGGAAGCCCGCGTGTGGGACGACTTTTCCCGGACGCTGCGTCGCAGTGTGCCCTTTCGCCGGCTCGCCGAGAGCCTTGGGGACGTGGTGCGTCTGCCGGTGCCGGCGGCGGCTTGGGTGGCCGAGCTGCTGGCCCGCGAGCACGACCGACCGTTGCTCGTGCTGGTGCCGCGCGAGGGCGATGCCATCGCCTGGCTGGAGGGGGCTCAGTTGGTCGGCGAGTCCGAGAGCGCCGTTTACTTTCCGGCGCCGTCCCTGTCGCCCTACCAGGAGACCGAGGTGTCGCTGTTGGTGCGGGCCCAGGAGTCGGTGGCCATCGACCGCCTGGTTTCGGGGCGGGTGCGGACCGTGGTGGCGACGCCGCGCGCCCTCTTCCGCCGCCTGCCGCTGCCCTCCGAGGTGCATTCCGCAAGGGTGGCGATCACCGCCGGTGACGAGATCTCGCGCGATGATCTGCTGGCGCACCTGGTGCGCTTCGGCTTTCACCGCGTCGACCTGGTCTCGGAGATCGGCGAGCTGGCCGTTCGCGGCGGCATCTTCGATTTCTTTCCGCCCGGCGAAGAGTCGCCGATCCGCCTCGACTTCTTCGGCGACACGGTCGATTCCATTCGCCGCTTCGATGCCGCCAGCCAGCGCTCCGAGGAGTCCCTCGACAGCCTCGAGATCCTGCCCCTGTCGCTGGTTCCGGCGGGATCCGAAGAGGCGCGACGGCTGGCGGCCTTGCTGCCGCAGCAGCTCGACTACGAGCTCGGTCCGGAGGGCGCCGGCCAGCTCGAGGATCTCCTCGAGCGGGGAGGATTCGGTGGCTGGGAGAGCTATCTGCCGCTGCTCGAGCCCGAGACCACGGCGCTCGAAGGGCTGCTGGCGAATCCCCTGGTGGTGGCGGTCGATCCCCCGGCCCTGGTCGGCGAAGTGGAGCACCACGCCGACCTGCTGACGGCGGACTACGGAGCGCGCCGCGATGGCGGTCGGTTGGCGCTGCCGCCGGAGGTCGTGGAGCGGCCGGTGGACGAGGTTCTGGAGTTGATCGCGGGTGCGCCGCTGCGGATTCGTGACCTCGTCCTGGGCGGCGGCGAGGGCGGCTCGCAGATCGACTTCGAGGGCACCACGACGGATCTCTTCCAGGGTCAGCTACCGCGCTTCCCGCAGGAGGTGGCGGCGGCTCGGGCGCGCGGTGATCGCTGCTTGGTGGTGGTGCCGGCGGGCCACCGGCGGCGCATCGAAGATCTCCTCGAAGGGCGCGAGATCGCCCTCGGCTCGACCGGTTGCGAGATCGTGGAGGGTGAGCTGCAGCGCGGCTTTCGCCTACCGGCGGCAGGCCTTTCGGTCTATGGCGAGGCGCAGCTCCTGCCGCGCGCCAAGCCGCAACGGCGGGCGCCCAAAAAGGGCTTCGGTCCCTTCGTTTCGGGGCTGCGCGACCTCAAGGTGGGGGACTTCGTGGTCCACGCCGATCACGGCATCGGTCAGTTCGTGGCGCTGCGTCGTCTCGGCGGCGGCACCGCCACCCCGGATCTGCCGCCTTCCTTGAGCGACATGTCGAGTGGCCAGGGCGGCGAGGCGGAGGTGATGGAGATCGCCTACGCCGCCGGCAAGAGCCTGCTGCTGCCCCTGTCGCGTCTCGATCTGGTGCAGAAGTTCAGCGGTATGGAGGGGGTCCGGCCGCGCCTCGACAAGCTCGGCGGCACTTCCTGGAACAAGACCAAGGCGAAGGTGCGCAAGAGCCTTCGGGACATGGCCCAGGAGCTGCTCAAGCTGTATGCCCAGCGGCAGGTGGCGGAGGCTCCGGTGATGCCGCCGGACAGCGACATGATCCGCCAGTTCGGCGCCGCCTTCGCCTACGAGGAAACCCCCGATCAGCTCGAGGCCATCCTCGCCATCGGCGAGGACCTCGAACGCTCGCGCCCGATGGATCGTCTGCTCTGCGGTGACGTCGGTTACGGCAAGACGGAGGTCGCCATGCGGGCCGCCTTCAAGGTCGTCGATGGCGGCTATCAGGTGGCCGTGCTGGCGCCCACCACCATCCTGGCGGACCAACACCTCGAGACCTTCCGCAAGCGCTTCGCCGGCTTCCCGGTCAATATCTCGATGATCTCCCGCTTCCGTTCCCGGGAGGAGGTGCGGGATGTGCGACAGCGCCTCGAGGCGGGCAAGATCGACATTCTGGTCGGCACCCACCGACTGCTCTCCAAGGACATCGAGTTTCAGCGCCTCGGCCTGCTGATCGTCGACGAGGAGCAGCGCTTCGGCGTCGCCCAGAAGGAGAAGGTCAAGCAGCTCAAGCAGAACGTCCACGTGCTCGCCATGTCGGCGACGCCGGTGCCGCGCACCCTCCAGCTCTCCCTCGCCGGGGTGCGCGATATGTCGGTGATCGAGACTCCGCCGAAGGACCGCATGGCCGTCGAGACGGCGATCCTGCCTTTCGATGCGCGCTTCATCCGCGAGGCGGTGGAGGCCGAGATCGACCGTGGTGGGCAGGTGTACTACGTCTACAACCGGGTCGAGACCATCGAGCGCATGCTCACTTTCCTGCGCGAGACCATCCCCGGCGTGCGGGTGACGGTGGGGCACGGTCAGCTCGACGAGCGCGAGCTGTGGCGGCGCATGCACGCCTTCACCAACCGCGAGTTCGATGTCCTGCTGGCCACCACCATCATCGAAAACGGCATCGACATCCCCAACGTCAACACCATGATCGTGCATCGCGCCGACCGCTTCGGGCTGGCTCAGCTCTATCAGCTGAGGGGCCGGGTGGGGCGCAGCGATCAGCTCGCCTACTGCTATCTACTGGTAGACGGCGATCGGGTGCTCTCGGAGCAGGCCCGCAAGCGACTGTCGGCGATTCGTGAGTTCACCGATCTCGGGGCCGGCTTCCGCATCGCGGCGCGCGATCTCGAGATTCGCGGCGCCGGCAACCTGCTGGGGGCGGAGCAGAGCGGCCACATCGCCGCGGTCGGTATCGAGACCTACCTCAAGATGCTCGAAGAGGCGGTCCGCGAGCTGCGCGGTGAAGCGGTCGAAGAGGCTCCCTCGGTGGCCCTCGACCTGCCGGTGTCGTCGTCGATTCCGGAGAGCTACATCGAGGACTCCAATCTCCGCATGGAGGTCTATCGCAAGATCGCCGCCGCCGAGGTGCAGGAGAAGGAGCTGCTGGCGGAGATGGAGGATCGCTTCGGGCCGCCGCCGCCGGAGGTGCGGACGCTGCTTTCGGTGGGTCGCCTGAAGCGCGCCGCCGAGGCGCTGCGGGTGCAGTCCATCTCCTATCAGAAGGGACAGCTCACCATGCGCCTGCGGCGCGACGCCCGCATCGACGTCGACCGTCTGATCGCGATGGTCTCGAGCCGCGGCGACGCCAGTTTTTCGCCCAGTGGCGTGCTCACCCTGGCGGTCGCCTCGCAGCCGCCCCTCGGTCTCGCCCTCGCCACCCTCGAGGAGCTGGCGGCATGA